CTCGAGGCTCACGCCTGCTTCCAGCGCATCCACCGCCTCACCCGCACCATGCGCTAAGAGGAGCCCCACACGCAAACCTCTGCCCTCATGCCTCCCTTCGCCCACCACACAGGGACGCTGACAAGAACTGACCAGAGCCCAGTGGCCACCACCACCCACCCCCTCcttatttaactatttatttcaaCCATGATTCTCATCTATTTATTAGTAACTATTTATGCAAACCAAATAAAGACCTTTTCTAAGAACCTGCCCAGTCCTACGGCAGCCCTCTCTCTGGCCCGGGGGCATCTGGACAATGCCCTCAGCTCCAGCCTTACGCTTCTGCTTAGCCCTCGAGTGCTCAGGCACTTCCACTCAACCGTCTCGGGAGAACCCCACCAACCAAACTCCTCTCGCTCACTCCtctcccggcccggcccagaCCGGGACACCTCTGCCAACAcgccctctccctctctctctccccccacgCCCTCGCAGCCACCACCCCCACACACTCAGcacctctctccttctcccagccTCCGTCAGCACAGCAGGCACAGCTCGCTCTCGCTCTCCTCCTCTCCTACAACCTCCGCAGCTTCAGCGACCGCAAACCTCTCCCTCCGCCAACGCCACTGACGCCCTCACCAACAACACCCAAAACCCAGCGCTCCGCTCCTCAGACAACAAGCCCCTCCACAGCCCGCTGCCCGCTCTCCTACCCCGACCCACACGGCCAGGGAGCAACGTGGCCTTCGCGCCTGGCCAGGCACACGGCACGCTCGCGGGCACGACACACTCACTGCTCACAGCCAACACGGCCGCACGACACGAATCTCCTCTTTCACTCAAGCTTCTCCTCTCAGGACAACATTACGCACATCCCTCACCAAGGCACACCACCCAACCTCATCTTTTCACCTTGCTGgggagaaatttaatgaaatagaACAAGGGCAGGTGGacagtcctgcagctgggcaagCACAGCTCCACACACCACCAGAACTTGGGGACTGTCGTGCTGGAGAGCAGCGAAGGGAAACGGACCCGCGGGTCCTGCTGGACAGCACGATGACCACCAGCCAGCTTGGGGTTGTGTGCTTGTGGCCAACAAGGCCAAAGGCATCCTGGGGCGTATTACAAGGGCTGTGCTTATCAGGTTGAGAGAGgctctcctccccctctactctgccctgctgctcagaACACATCTGGAATATTCTCTCCAGTTCTCAGACCCTTACTTCAACTaaggacagggaactgcttgagagagtccagcacagagccacgAGGACCGTgaagggagtggagcatctcccttacCAAAAACGGCTGAGGCAGCTCGCTCTCTTCAGCTTGGAGAGGAGCACACTCAGGGCTGACCTTATTCGTCTTTGTCAATGCGGGAAGGACAagtgtcaggaggatggagccaggctcttctctgTGACATCCACACATAGGACAAGGAGCAACGGGTGCAAGCTGGAATATTCAGATTACACCTCACGTTCCGTGTCAATATGAGACAAAACTTCTCCACGGTGAGGCTcgcagaacactggaacaggctgacCACGGGAGCTGTGGAGTccccttctctggagacattcacaACCTGCCTGGAGGCGCTCCTGTGCGACGTGATCTCAAGTCTTCCTGCTCCGGCAGCGGGAACAGACTAGATGATCGGTCAAGGTCCCTTCTATCCCTCACATTCTGTGACTGTGTCACTCACTTCAGCAGAGCTTTCCAGACTTCCTCTCACAGTACCCTTCCGGACAAAACGGACAGCAAACTGCTCCACGAGTACACAGGACGAGAGGACAGCAACCACCAGACAAGGCGGCCTCAGAGGCTTACGCTAAACGGCCTTacagcaggctggcagccagtcactaaCGGGATGCCCTAGGCCGACATTTCAGGGACGGCTCTCTCAAGTGCCTTCATGAACaacctggatgcaggactcaaaGGCAGAACGAGTGACTTAGCCAACAACACTACACTCGCAGGAGGCACGCACTCCCGCGAGGACACAGAGCCCTCGCACGCACCTCTTGGCAAACCAGAGGGCTGGGCACTCACCAACCACCTCACGGGCACCAAGACCAAGCGCTGCGTTGGGCTGCACCagggacggggcaaccctgcCTTCACGGGCACACGGGGGGAACACAGGCCGGACAGCGGCCCCACAGAAACACATCTCAGCCTTTGGGTCAACACCAAGTGCaagaggagccagcagcatgccctggcagaCAAAAGGGCCAGCCATTTCCTAGGCAGCCCCAGGCCCAGCCAGGGAAGGcattgtcccactctgctctgggccagcctcacctcgagcaccCTCTGCACTTCTGGGTACCACAAAACAAGGGCATAAAGCTATTGGAGAACTTCCAAACGAGGGAAACGGAGACCTGCAGAGGTCCAGAGGGCAAGACGTGCGAGCAGTGGATCAAGTCCCTCACTTTGTTCAGCCAACAACAGCAGGCCTCATGCCGGCATGCggctccctcacgaggggagcagaggggcacgccctgagctctgctctctggggacagccacAGGACCCCAGCGAACGGCACGGAGCTGGGACAAGGAAGGCTCACGCTGCCTCTTCGGAAAAGCTTCTTCACAGAGAACGTAGCTGGGCACTGCAACACGCTCCACAGGGAGGTGCTCACGGAGCTCAAGGACTGCTTGGACAAGGCTCTCAGAAATACACACTTTGGGCTCCTCCTGCACGGACCCAGGACTTGGACTACACCGTCCTGGAGGGCCCCTTCACACTCACCATATACCATGGTTCTACGCTTCTTCTTGCCTCCTGACACAGTCACAGCTTTCTTCACAGCCTTCTTCCCACAAGGAACAACAAACGCCTACACGCCATGACAGAGGAAAGAGCTCCTTGCCCTTCTACTGCTTCACAAATAACCAAGAGCAAAACAAAGGGGAAAGACCAAAAAACAAGCCCAATACAACCAGCAACACAAGCACAGCACCACAGACAATGCAGTGCCCTCTCTGCACACACTTCAAGATGGACTTGATGAGCTACCATCCCTcgaggtcttcaagaaacgcCTACATTCAGGGCTTCATGGCAAGGGATACTGCTGGACAAGCACACAAGCTTAAGGGTTCAGCTACATGATCTTCGAGGTCTTCCCCAACCTCAATGACTCCATGATGCTGGGGGGTCCTTTCATTTGCAGGACATGCTACCACAAACTCCCGCctcatcctaaaaaaaaaaaaaaaaaaaacacaaacacaaacccaACATACGGGTGATCCAACCAAGGACAAGGCACAGACGCCTTTGGGAAGCTCCATCCAGACAGACACTCCAAGCACAGGAACACAAGGGACACCTCTCCCCCAACAATTCCTGCCTACAGCAAGGCAGATCTTGCACCAAGCAGATCACAACACCCCTGACTCCAGAAACACATCGAAACCTGCAATGAACAActgagctgaaaggaaaaacgGAACACGCGGGCAAAAGaagaccaagaagaaaaaacccAAACCTCACACTAGGCCATGACATAGGGAAAGTGCACCTCGGAAGGAAGAGCACTCTTGGCCAACGCTCAACTACTCTCCCTCAAGGCCAAAAGGGAAACACTAAGAAAAGCACATCCGCAGCACAGCTGCACCAGCACCCTCTCCCCAACACTTTCACATCCCCCACACAAACACTAAGGACAGAGTACCCACCATGTCAACAAAAACACGAGCCAAGGACCTACAGCTCGCGCACCGCGCTCAGGGCAACCCCAACAACGCACTTCCCCTCAAACCACAACCAAGCCAAACTGAAAACCACAGCCAAAACTGAAACCACAACCTCGAAGACCTGAAAGTgatgaagggaaaggaagatgcAGCACTGCATAAAGCTCgacacccagcagcaccccgaGCACCAACACCACCCAGCCCCAACAGGCTCTTGCCCAGCACAACCCAAGAGCCACCATGCCTGGGCCAtcagccccaccaccaccagccaTCTACAGCGCCCTCCTggccctcctgctcctcctcacgCCTCCCGCCAACGCCTTCTCCTGCGGCCCCCTGCGCCTCCACGACAGCACCTTCATCTGGgacagcctccagctcctccgcGACatggctcccagccccacacagccctgcccGCAGCAACACGCGCCTTGCTCCTTCCCGGACACCCTCCTGGACACCAACGACACGCAGCAAGCCGCACACACCGCCCTCCACCTCCTCCAACACCTCTTCGAcaccctcagcagccccagcacccccgcGCACTGGCTCCACACCGCACGCCACGACCTCCTCaaccagctccagcaccacaTCCACCACCTCGAGCGATGCTTCCCAGCCGACGCCACGCGCCTCCACAGGCGAGGGCCCCGCAACCTTCACCTCAGCATCAACAAGTACTTCGGCTGCATCCAACACTTCCTCCAGAACCACACCTACAGCCCCTGCGCATGGGACCACGTCCGCCTCGAGGCTCACGCCTGCTTCCAGCGCATCCACCGCCTCACCCGCACCATGCGCTAAGAGGAGCCC
The sequence above is a segment of the Aythya fuligula isolate bAytFul2 chromosome Z, bAytFul2.pri, whole genome shotgun sequence genome. Coding sequences within it:
- the LOC116500391 gene encoding interferon-like, with protein sequence MPGPSAPPPPAIYSALLALLLLLTPPANAFSCGPLRLHDSTFIWDSLQLLRDMAPSPTQPCPQQHAPCSFPDTLLDTNDTQQAAHTALHLLQHLFDTLSSPSTPAHWLHTARHDLLNQLQHHIHHLERCFPADATRLHRRGPRNLHLSINKYFGCIQHFLQNHTYSPCAWDHVRLEAHACFQRIHRLTRTMR